GGGATGGAAGGATGCTCGGAGCTGGAGAGAACAGAATTTGGGGATGGGGGTGAGGGCTGCGGTACCTAGTCGCCGTTGCGGAGGTCTCCGCCACGGGTGCTGTTGGCGCACTCGGCATCCTTGGCTTTCCGGTCCATCTCCCCCCCCTTGATCTTCTTGCGGGTCATGTGCCCACGGAAGCTGGCCTGGATCTTGGCCGCCGCCGCGTTGGCATCGGGGTCATCCAGGGGGATGTCCAGGATGTCCTCATCCAGCTTCGTGCAGGCGCCCTCCTGCTGGCAGCGAGCGGCCGTTACGGGGGCACGGCCCTGGGGGCCCTGGGGGCCGGGGTGTGTGCGGGTGACGGTGCGTGGCTGCAGCGTGGGAAAGGTGCTGCCATCCCACAAAGTACAGAAAAGCGATGGGGAAACCGGGGAGAGGTGGGGGAAGCGATTGCATTGACGCCCTGCTGGAAACGCACACCCCGTGCACTGCACCCTGACCCCGCAGCATCCCCGTCGTGCAatgcccccagcagcccccgaGCCCGGCGCTCCATGCACAGTGCTTGCAGCCAGGGGCAATAATTCACACTATCACCTCTGAGGAacaaaaatgagtgaaaaacagaggggaaaaagcacCCAACACCCAAATGGGACCAGCGGCATCCCActgccactgcatcactgcGTCACTCTGCCCTGAGCTCATCAGGACTTTTGGGAGAGTTCTGGGGGCTCTTTGGGAGCAAGGGGATGGTGGCCACAGGGCATTCACCCACGAGAGAAAGCAGCCGGGGCCGATTCACGCCGAGGGGTGGTCAGTGCCTTGCAGGAGCTGGGGACACCACAGTGACCGTGCCCTGTGCCTCCGGGGAGGTGGCACGCGGTGGCACTGCAAGGTGCTGCTGTGGCAGTGGGGAGGGTGTCAGGAGCTTAAGTGACAGAGCTGGGGGGAAATGCGATCATTGGGGTGGAAATGTTACAGCTGAGGTGGAAATGTTACAGCCAGAGGGGAAATCCTATAGCCAGGGAAGGAATTTTATACTCAGTGGGGAAACCCTATATCCACGGGGGGAAATTCTATATCCGCAGGGACAATTTGTATATCCATGGGGGAAATCCTGTCCCCAGGGAGGGCTCTGCCgccctgcaggcaggcagcagtgctgtgatgctggcagagcaggagggttaaaaaagagggagaaggagaaaaaaatggggaaaaggggagaaaaagggagaaaggggaaagcCGTGTGCTCTTCCGGCAGATGAGCTCCGTGCCCAGGTCGGGGGCTGGCTGCACGGGGCTCGCTGAGCGGTGCAGCAGTCACCTCTTTCCAAAGCAGCAAGCAGCCGCTTCGCCCCTCGTCCGTAGGAAacctctgctcctcctggggAGCCTTTCTGGGGAGGCAATGCTGAATAAGAGCAGAACGAGGTGTCTGCGTGCTGGGCTTGGGGCTGCTGCCCACTCTGCCCTGGTGGGATGCCGTGCAAACCTGGCGGCAGGAGGTTTTGGGTGCTGTCCCCTGAGCACCCCGCGAGCAGCAGCGTTTTGGGGTGCCAGGCGCAGGGGTGCAGCACCCAcgctcctgcagcactgctcctgcaacAGCACAAAGCACGGCTCCGcgggaaaacaaaaagcaaaccaccaccaccaccaccaaaaagcaaaataataatcataCTAATTACAATCGAGCAGAAAGCGGGAGGGTACGTACGTTGCAGCAGTCCATGGCGGTGCGGGGCTCGCTCTCAGCACAGGTGGCAAGTTGAGCGGAGCCGCTTGCCTACGTAATGCGCTTCCTCGGGGCGCGCCGCTCAGCCCACCtccccaccagcactgctgctcctgccaggaTCGGGATTcagcttttcaatttttttttctccttctctctctctctcttttttttttttgcctcctccAATTTCTCTCCCAGCGACTCCCCTCGCCTCCGACTCCCTCCTAACGCTTAAAGGAGCCGGCAGCCCATGCCAGAGCTTCATGCAATATAAATCCCGCAGCACGGAAGATGCTATCAAATATTTAATGGGACGGGGCGCGCTGGGCACTGTGCCCACAGCCAAGAGCAGGGCGGGGGGAGGCTGCGTTTGTTCCCAGTGGAGCTGATTTCACTGTGGACATGGGGGCTGGGGTGCACAGGGTCACACACACCTGCAGCAAGTGGGGTTGATGTGACTTTTTTGGGGTGACAGGGTGAATTTTTAGGGGGTGATGTGACTTTTCAGGGGTGATGCTGAGCCCTCAGGCTGGGTGCTTCACCCCCGGCTGTGTTtttgcaggagcagagggaaatcTTCCCACACCAGGTCTGACCTACTTAGTGCTGGGCCCCGGAGGAGGGCACGGATGAGGATGGTGAGGACGGGTGGTCACGGTGGCCACACTCACAGCAGCATCCCACCCCCAACTTTGGGGTATTTTCTAGCAAAACATACAAACCCATCCATCTTTGGGGGTGTCGTGCCCATCCCTTGGGCCACACTGCCACTAGGGGCTATGAGGAGCCCCAGAGCGGCTCAGGGGGTGCAGCCACAGCCCCCCGCATCGCCCACCTCACACGCCTCTAATCCGGGTTTGGGGTTGCTAAGCAACCACACAACTCGCCTGTGGGCTCCGCACAGTGATGCTGGCTCTGGCCAGCCCCCGAAACACGCTGTGGCCCCCCAGAGCCCAGTGGGGACGGGTGCCCCCGGGCAGGCTGCCTACAGGGCTGGCCCCACCACCCAGTCAGGGCTCTTGTTGCAGCGACCTTCCCATTGCCGTCAGCTGGCGTCATCAGTGTCCCTGTCACCATCACGGTGGTCAGCACCTCTGTCCCGTTGTCATCACTGTCCCTgttcctgtcactgtcacagttCCCACTGTTGTTACTGGCCCTGCTGGATCTTCATCA
The DNA window shown above is from Numida meleagris isolate 19003 breed g44 Domestic line chromosome 23, NumMel1.0, whole genome shotgun sequence and carries:
- the NRGN gene encoding neurogranin isoform X2, producing MDCCNEGACTKLDEDILDIPLDDPDANAAAAKIQASFRGHMTRKKIKGGEMDRKAKDAECANSTRGGDLRNGD